ATGTTATAAAGCCAATAATTGTTGCTGCCATGGTTACATATTTAATATTCTCAACCATCATTTGTGCAAGATTATCGCTTTTTGAAATCTCGAAATTATTTTCTTCACCAATACCAACTTTTCTTATCACCCTGAAAATCCCTGTTGCTTCTTCAATTGCAGCATCCATGTTTTTCGCATCAAATGACATCACACTAATGGTATACGACATATTTGGTCTTGAAAAATATTGCCTTACATTAGTAAGCGGAACAATACAATTTTTATCTCCGCTAAATCCAAAACTGGAACCTTTTTCTTTAAGCACTCCAATTACCTTGTATTTACCGGGACCTATTGATATATATTGTTCAACAGGATTCTCTTTCTTTTTAAAAAGATTGGTAACCAGCTGACTTCCGATAATTACAACATTAGCTCCTCCGGTAACTTCCTGTTCAGTGAAATTCCTTCCTTTCGAAAGTTCATTTCCTGAAGTTATCATATAATTCTCATCTGCGCCAAGAACCCCGATATTTGGGTTTGTCTTCTCGGAACCAAATTTCAAAGTAGCTGTATGTGTTGCAAATGTAGATACAGAAGTGTATGCAGGAAAACTAAAATCCTTTTTAAACTTCACTGCTTCCTGGTAAGTTATTGACTCGTACCTCTTAGGCTTACTGCCATCATTCCCTACTACAATTTTCATTTCCCTGTTCCTGATGGTAAATGTATTGGCCCCCATCTGTGTAAAATTACTGCTGATTGCATGTTTCAATGATTCAATTGCCGTCAGGATTCCAACAAGCGCCATTATACCAAATGCTATAATAAGAATAGTCAATATCGTACGTAAGAGGTGTGTCCTAATAGATACAAGAGATACTTTAATATTTTCAATTACTAATATTTTCAATGCATGAAAATTTATAATGCAAATGTAACAAAACAGTAATGAAAAAAATATTTAACTGAAAAAATTAATTGGAATGTTAAAAAATAAAATAAAATGATGACATTACTATCGACCAGCATAAAACAGAAATACAAAGACTGAAAAGCACATTTTTTTTATTCCTGTAATATTTATTTGCAAGGAATGTTCCGAGAGGAATCGAAAGCAAAACGGGAGTTAAAGCTGCTATGCCCCACAATCCATACTTACGGCGGGTCATAACAATAAATTTATTTTTCTTTGAAAAAGATTTTTTTGATTTTTTTATTTCGTTTACCGGATGAATTTTTTGTTTTACAAAATATACTTTTATACCTGGCCATATTTTTTTAAATAATGCGATCAGAACTTCACTGATATAATAAAAAAATAAAACACCTGCTAATCCTCCAATAGTAGTAACAATTATTGTTTGCAGAAAATTATAACCTAACTGAAAAGATAAAAAGGGTGCAAATAAAAATTTTATTCCGCTTAATACTCCTATTTCAATCAGTTTATAAAAGCTGCCTGCTTTTACCAATAAAATAACAAAACTATTTATCATGATAACAAAAATAGACGATTCTATTTCAGAAAACAAAAGGAGGAAAGTTATATACTTTAGGAAACTGAAACGATTGTAGATGAATCATAAATCTATTAAGCTCAATTAAAAAAAATATCCTGTTAAAAATTACAGTTTGCTTCCGTAAGCCAGATCACCGGCATCACCCAAACCAGGTACGATATATGACTGAGCAGTAAGCTCATCATCAATAGCAGCAACCCAAAGGGTAAAATTTTCGCCGGGAATATGTTTTTTTATATATTCAACGCCCTGACTGCTGGCAACAATAGCAAGAATATGAGTATGCTTTGGTTTCCCGTTTTCAAGAAGGTGTTTATAAGCTAAGAACATTGATGAGCCTGTAGCCAACATAGGATCGGACAGTATAAGTATTTTATCATCAATATTAGGACTGGATGTGTATTCTACCTGAATATCAAACTTACCGCTTTTATGATGCCGTCTGTATGCTGATATAAAAGCATTCTGAGCCCTGTCGAAAAAATTTAATATCCCCTGATGAAAAGGAAGCCCGGCCCGAAGTATGGTTGCCAGTACAGGATTTTCTTTTAGAACACTAACTTCAGCAGTACCCAGTGAAGTAATAAATTCGCGAGATTCATATTCCATCTTCTTACTCACTTCATAAGCGAATATTTCACCTATACGTTCAAGGTTTCGCCTGAAACGCATGCTGTCTTTCTGAATTTCCGCATCCCGTATTTCTGATATAAATACATTGAGTAATGAATTCTCCTGTCCTAAGTTATAGATCATAGCAATCGTTTTTCAAATTTGCTTTTTAAACCACTTTATAAAAGTAATACTTTTTGATAATATGTATGGAAGCTTATTATTTTTATATTGTAAATATGTGCATTCTGTTGAGCCAAATCCTTTATAAAAACGTGCAAGGTTAGAATTATTGGAACCTTCAAAATCAAGGATAAGATTACGTTGTGCATTTTCACGAATGAATTGGTCGATCAAAAAAGTCATAGCCCTGTTTTCTCTTGCAGCTTTGGTGGTTGCAGAAAAAATAAATATCACTCTTTTATTGCTTTCTATAAAAATCGCACCCGCATATAGTTCGTCATTATTATCATAAACACTCCATATATGAGCATTTTTCTTTATAAGCATCAAATTAACCAGTTTGATGAAATCCTTATAATCCTTTTCTTTTAATGTTTCAATCTCCAGTCCGCGATATTTCCTGAACAGGTCAACAATGATTTTTATATCGGTATCTTTTCGTATTATCAATTGCGACTTCCCGGCAATTTTCAAATTTCTTTTCGTATTCTCCGAATAATTATTATAAAGGATATTATAATCAGGAATCAGGTCAAGTTCAATATTTTTATTTGAAAAAAAATGATTTTTTTTATCATCAATTTTATTAAAAACATTCAGGTTTATCTCAATGAGTTTATATTTTGAAGGAATTTTAGAAATGAATTCTTCTGTTATTTTTTCATTTAAAATACCTTTTGAAAAAATGCCTAATTGTTGTGTAAAAAAAGGCTGGCATAAATAATTAATTCCTGATTTTTTTTTGGCAGTTAATGGAAATACGCGTTCATAATCGTTTTCGATCAACGCTTCCCATCCGGGGCTCATGATATCGAGGTACCAGGAATATGCATATATTAACCCGTTGAATGAGTTCTGTATACAATCATCCCATTTATTTTTATCAATATCTTTATTTTGAAAATACTTAATCATCAGGATAATGCCATCTTTAACATTTCTTCATATACTTTTTGCCATCCCACCCATCTGTTCTCATTGCTAAGTGATTCGTTATGCCACAAACTTATAAACATACCGTTCACTGCTTTTACTTCATCTATCAACTGCTTATACTGTTGTATTGCATCTTGTGGAGTTACATTATGATAATCGCGTAATGTCCCTTCCATTATTGCAAAAGGAAAAAGTTTCAGATGTGTTTCTGTTTCAAGGTCAAGGTCAAAAAAATTATATGGCTCGCAAATTCCAGCCCTGAAACCCGTTTCGGTTGCATAACCAAGAGAGTAATCTTCGGCAATATCAACTTCTATAAGGTTTCGGTATGTGTCGGGAAAAGTCAGTTTAAGAAAATGCTGGCGGCTTTTGCTAATATCACGGTTCAACACATTTGATAAACGTGTTATTTCTGTTAATAGCTTTTCATGTTTTATATTTGAAGCAAACGATGGGTGAATTCCCACATCCGCGTAGTCTCCTATTGATTTTACCAATGACTGGAACTTCCGGTTATTCACATAAATGTTTTTATCGTACTGTGCATAATCTGCAAATAAAATAAAGTAAAGCGGAACGATATTATATTTTTTATGTAATTCAAATTGATATTCAAATGTATCAAACGAATCTTTTTTTAATCCGGTTAAAACTCTCATTCTTTTTGATATTTCCTGGAAATTCAATGCATACAATGCTTTTATAAAACCGGCAATGGTTCTGACGATACCTTTTTGCTTGTATTCCCATGCAGAATCAATATCGATAGTAGAAAGGAAACGATAATTTTTTTCAGGAAATTTTATGAATGGATATTTTTCCTTTAAAAGCAATTTTATTTTTTGTGCCCAGATATTCACTACAGGTTTTTTTAAAAAACCATTTATGTATGCAATACTTTCAATAGCATCGAAACGGTCATATTTATCTTTTTTATATGGAAGGTATTCTTCATACCTCGAAAGCATATAAAATGATGCAGCAAACGGGTCGAATGGCAATGCTGAATTTTTATATACAGAATAAGGACACAGTATATTTTCAAACTTTACACTATCGAATTGTTGCTGTTTAATACCTGTTTCAAAAAGAAGATTTACTGAACAGAAAAATATTTCATCACTGATGGGCTGGTATGAATAATTTATTTTTGGACCATCATAGCTCTTAAACTCTTCCGCATTATTGGTAAAACGATAATCTATTGAAATTAAATTTCGGAAGATAACATCAAAAATATATTTGATGCGATTGTTAACTTTCGGTGTGAATATTAGCAGCATTATTTATTTTTAAACATATCCAAAATTTCA
The nucleotide sequence above comes from Bacteroidales bacterium. Encoded proteins:
- the upp gene encoding uracil phosphoribosyltransferase — its product is MIYNLGQENSLLNVFISEIRDAEIQKDSMRFRRNLERIGEIFAYEVSKKMEYESREFITSLGTAEVSVLKENPVLATILRAGLPFHQGILNFFDRAQNAFISAYRRHHKSGKFDIQVEYTSSPNIDDKILILSDPMLATGSSMFLAYKHLLENGKPKHTHILAIVASSQGVEYIKKHIPGENFTLWVAAIDDELTAQSYIVPGLGDAGDLAYGSKL
- a CDS encoding GNAT family N-acetyltransferase; protein product: MIKYFQNKDIDKNKWDDCIQNSFNGLIYAYSWYLDIMSPGWEALIENDYERVFPLTAKKKSGINYLCQPFFTQQLGIFSKGILNEKITEEFISKIPSKYKLIEINLNVFNKIDDKKNHFFSNKNIELDLIPDYNILYNNYSENTKRNLKIAGKSQLIIRKDTDIKIIVDLFRKYRGLEIETLKEKDYKDFIKLVNLMLIKKNAHIWSVYDNNDELYAGAIFIESNKRVIFIFSATTKAARENRAMTFLIDQFIRENAQRNLILDFEGSNNSNLARFYKGFGSTECTYLQYKNNKLPYILSKSITFIKWFKKQI
- a CDS encoding ABC transporter permease; the encoded protein is MKILVIENIKVSLVSIRTHLLRTILTILIIAFGIMALVGILTAIESLKHAISSNFTQMGANTFTIRNREMKIVVGNDGSKPKRYESITYQEAVKFKKDFSFPAYTSVSTFATHTATLKFGSEKTNPNIGVLGADENYMITSGNELSKGRNFTEQEVTGGANVVIIGSQLVTNLFKKKENPVEQYISIGPGKYKVIGVLKEKGSSFGFSGDKNCIVPLTNVRQYFSRPNMSYTISVMSFDAKNMDAAIEEATGIFRVIRKVGIGEENNFEISKSDNLAQMMVENIKYVTMAATIIGFITLLGASIGLMNIMLVSVTERTREIGIRKAMGATKDVIKNQFLIEAIVICQLGGLVGIVIGVPIGNIISLVMGGSFIVPWLWVISGIVLCLIVGLISGLYPAVKAANLDPIESLRYE
- a CDS encoding polysaccharide deacetylase family protein, which gives rise to MLLIFTPKVNNRIKYIFDVIFRNLISIDYRFTNNAEEFKSYDGPKINYSYQPISDEIFFCSVNLLFETGIKQQQFDSVKFENILCPYSVYKNSALPFDPFAASFYMLSRYEEYLPYKKDKYDRFDAIESIAYINGFLKKPVVNIWAQKIKLLLKEKYPFIKFPEKNYRFLSTIDIDSAWEYKQKGIVRTIAGFIKALYALNFQEISKRMRVLTGLKKDSFDTFEYQFELHKKYNIVPLYFILFADYAQYDKNIYVNNRKFQSLVKSIGDYADVGIHPSFASNIKHEKLLTEITRLSNVLNRDISKSRQHFLKLTFPDTYRNLIEVDIAEDYSLGYATETGFRAGICEPYNFFDLDLETETHLKLFPFAIMEGTLRDYHNVTPQDAIQQYKQLIDEVKAVNGMFISLWHNESLSNENRWVGWQKVYEEMLKMALS